Proteins found in one Serinicoccus marinus DSM 15273 genomic segment:
- a CDS encoding glycoside hydrolase family 3 N-terminal domain-containing protein has protein sequence MNQTDLPAGDDLRRDALGVLAPGFVGTTLPPWLEQLLDEGLGGVWLFGHNVEDEAQVRALTDAVHGRRAEALVCADEEGGTVTRLHHAEGSPWPGAWALGVVDDAEATRTVYRGLGEQLAAAGIDLTAAPDADVNTEPDNPVIGVRSFGADAGLAARHVSAAVAGLAEAGVASCAKHFPGHGSTTLDSHLDLPVLDVDPQTLTSRELVPFRAAVDAGTDAIMTGHLVVPGHGDLPATLNPALLGMLREELGLTGVICTDALDMAAVADRYGREHSAVLALAAGADLLCIGNPVFPGDYDAAEDTVRLVEAVVAAVRDGELSAARLAEAAGRVRALGARQAARRAGHGRGDGGAAADGGDPTSQPREAPDDLGQRVASRAVRVTGVGGSLSGADVVALSRRGNIASGARQEVVSEVLAQELSGRVRTPDQTVDEAVDDVTAGTDRGPLVLVSDDHSEWDDPTIRGLLGRADALVHTGIRDLPADLAVPRVVRTYGGGRVSALAGATALRGLGGEP, from the coding sequence ATGAACCAGACCGACCTCCCCGCCGGGGACGACCTGCGGCGGGACGCGCTCGGCGTGCTCGCGCCCGGCTTCGTCGGGACGACGCTGCCGCCCTGGCTGGAGCAGCTGCTCGACGAGGGCCTGGGCGGGGTGTGGCTCTTCGGGCACAACGTCGAGGACGAAGCGCAGGTGCGGGCGCTCACCGACGCGGTGCACGGGCGGCGCGCGGAGGCGCTGGTCTGCGCCGACGAGGAGGGCGGCACCGTCACCCGGCTGCACCACGCCGAGGGCTCGCCCTGGCCGGGTGCGTGGGCGCTCGGGGTCGTCGACGACGCGGAGGCGACGCGGACGGTATACCGGGGGCTGGGCGAGCAGCTCGCCGCGGCCGGGATCGACCTCACCGCGGCGCCCGACGCCGACGTCAACACCGAGCCGGACAACCCGGTCATCGGCGTGCGGTCGTTCGGGGCGGACGCCGGGCTGGCCGCGCGGCACGTGAGCGCGGCCGTTGCGGGACTCGCGGAGGCGGGCGTGGCGTCCTGCGCCAAGCACTTCCCCGGTCACGGGTCGACCACCCTCGACTCCCACCTCGACCTGCCCGTCCTCGACGTCGACCCACAGACCCTCACGAGTCGTGAGCTGGTGCCCTTCCGCGCCGCGGTCGACGCGGGGACGGACGCGATCATGACCGGTCACCTGGTCGTGCCGGGGCACGGCGACCTGCCGGCGACGCTCAACCCGGCGCTGCTCGGGATGCTCCGCGAGGAGCTCGGCCTCACCGGGGTGATCTGCACCGACGCGCTCGACATGGCGGCGGTGGCCGACCGCTACGGGCGGGAGCACAGCGCGGTGCTCGCCCTGGCCGCCGGGGCCGACCTGCTCTGCATCGGCAACCCGGTCTTCCCCGGCGACTACGACGCGGCCGAGGACACCGTGCGGCTGGTGGAGGCTGTGGTGGCCGCGGTGCGCGACGGCGAGCTCTCCGCGGCCCGGCTGGCCGAGGCCGCCGGCCGGGTGCGGGCGCTGGGAGCGCGGCAGGCGGCGCGACGTGCCGGTCATGGCAGAGGTGACGGCGGGGCGGCGGCCGACGGCGGGGACCCCACCTCGCAGCCACGGGAGGCGCCCGACGACCTGGGGCAGCGGGTCGCTTCGCGAGCGGTGCGCGTCACGGGGGTGGGCGGGTCGCTGTCCGGGGCGGACGTGGTGGCGCTCAGCAGGCGGGGCAACATCGCCAGCGGCGCCCGTCAGGAGGTCGTGTCCGAGGTGCTCGCGCAAGAGCTCTCGGGCCGGGTCCGCACGCCGGACCAGACCGTGGACGAGGCGGTGGACGACGTGACCGCGGGCACCGACCGTGGTCCACTGGTGCTCGTGAGCGACGACCACAGTGAGTGGGACGACCCCACGATCCGCGGGCTGCTGGGCCGTGCCGACGCGCTCGTGCACACCGGTATCCGGGATCTCCCCGCCGACCTGGCCGTGCCCCGCGTCGTGCGGACCTACGGCGGCGGCCGGGTGAGCGCGCTGGCCGGTGCCACGGCGTTGCGCGGCCTCGGCGGTGAGCCGTGA
- a CDS encoding carbohydrate ABC transporter permease, translating to MRRLLGRSGLVLASLVVVVFSIFPVFVMLGTAVDPAANAGGRGVIPAGISFEHFARIFSETRFPDYLLNSLIVAVVTVVASGLLALFAAVAVARFRFSGRTKILMMILIVQMVPMEALVIPLFLQAKTLGLLNSLLGLSVVYIAFSLSFAIWTLRGFVAAVPVELEEAAYLDGASWWQMFWKVLFPLVAPGLVAVSVFSFILAWNEFIFALTFMADDDMYTAAVGLRTFFTRSGTDWGAVMAASSIITVPVMIFFVAVQSRLSGGLMAGATKG from the coding sequence GTGAGGCGCCTGCTCGGACGCAGCGGGCTGGTGCTGGCCAGCCTCGTGGTCGTCGTCTTCAGCATCTTCCCGGTCTTCGTCATGCTCGGCACCGCCGTCGACCCGGCGGCGAACGCGGGCGGGCGCGGCGTCATACCCGCCGGCATCTCGTTCGAGCACTTCGCCCGGATCTTCTCCGAGACGCGGTTCCCGGACTACCTGCTCAACTCGCTCATCGTCGCGGTCGTCACCGTCGTCGCCAGCGGGCTGCTCGCGCTCTTCGCCGCGGTCGCCGTGGCGCGGTTCCGCTTCTCCGGGCGCACCAAGATCCTCATGATGATCCTCATCGTGCAGATGGTGCCGATGGAGGCACTCGTCATCCCGCTGTTCCTGCAGGCCAAGACCCTGGGATTGCTCAACAGCCTGCTCGGGCTGTCGGTGGTCTACATCGCCTTCAGCCTGTCCTTCGCGATCTGGACGCTGCGCGGCTTCGTGGCGGCGGTCCCGGTCGAGCTGGAGGAGGCGGCCTACCTCGACGGTGCGAGCTGGTGGCAGATGTTCTGGAAGGTGCTCTTCCCGCTCGTCGCCCCCGGGCTCGTGGCGGTGAGCGTCTTCAGCTTCATCCTGGCGTGGAACGAGTTCATCTTCGCGCTCACCTTCATGGCGGACGACGACATGTATACCGCCGCCGTCGGGCTGCGGACCTTCTTCACCCGCAGCGGCACCGACTGGGGCGCGGTCATGGCGGCCAGCTCGATCATCACCGTGCCGGTCATGATCTTCTTCGTCGCCGTGCAGTCCCGGCTGTCCGGCGGCCTCATGGCAGGAGCGACCAAGGGATGA
- a CDS encoding TetR/AcrR family transcriptional regulator yields the protein MSPQSPTRPSARERLLEAAAARFYSAGVAATGIDAITADAGVAKMSLYNNFASKADLVEAYLQRRHEEWLDLYAVRLAPTRTPQERVLAVFDAYADHAATSRTTGFRGCGLLNAAAELADGDPGRAVVREHKRQVQDLVEEQLVTVLDPAQAHALAVHLSFLLEGSMARAGLEGDLGPLGEAREIAAQLVGA from the coding sequence ATGTCCCCCCAGTCCCCCACCCGCCCCAGCGCGAGGGAGCGCCTGCTCGAGGCTGCCGCCGCACGCTTCTACAGCGCCGGCGTCGCCGCGACCGGCATCGACGCGATCACCGCGGACGCCGGCGTGGCCAAGATGAGCCTCTACAACAACTTCGCGTCCAAGGCGGACCTGGTCGAGGCATACCTGCAGCGGCGGCACGAGGAGTGGCTGGACCTGTATGCCGTCCGGCTCGCGCCGACCAGGACGCCACAGGAGCGGGTGCTGGCGGTCTTCGACGCGTATGCCGACCACGCCGCGACGTCGCGGACCACCGGCTTTCGCGGATGCGGTCTGCTCAACGCGGCGGCCGAGCTCGCCGACGGCGACCCCGGGCGCGCCGTCGTGCGCGAGCACAAGCGTCAGGTGCAGGACCTGGTCGAGGAGCAGCTCGTCACGGTCCTGGACCCGGCACAGGCGCACGCGCTGGCGGTCCACCTCAGCTTCCTCCTCGAGGGCTCGATGGCCCGTGCGGGGCTGGAGGGTGACCTCGGCCCGTTGGGCGAGGCCCGGGAGATCGCGGCCCAGCTGGTCGGCGCATGA
- a CDS encoding arginine deiminase-related protein, producing the protein MRADARGAQAPHHGDVGPRPARLTGEQLTVIERSCEIVSVDIPTIELAGGSVRCMIAGVHLDPRPTGAPTRPPRPRRSTSTRSARTARWRTPVGPSGGRRLEHDLASSGAPVGGDGEGLDGVGEGGSCASRAGPTSTPDAMSCSASLISSTKREEPR; encoded by the coding sequence GTGCGGGCGGACGCCCGAGGGGCGCAAGCGCCACATCATGGCGATGTCGGGCCGCGCCCGGCGCGACTCACCGGCGAGCAGCTGACCGTCATCGAGCGCTCCTGCGAGATCGTCTCGGTCGACATCCCCACCATCGAGCTGGCCGGCGGGTCGGTGCGCTGCATGATCGCCGGCGTGCACCTCGACCCGCGCCCGACCGGGGCGCCCACCCGACCGCCACGGCCGAGGCGATCGACGAGCACCCGGTCAGCGCGGACGGCCAGGTGGAGGACGCCCGTCGGTCCGAGCGGGGGTCGACGGCTCGAGCATGACCTTGCCTCGAGCGGTGCCCCGGTCGGCGGCGACGGCGAAGGCCTCGACGGCGTCGGCGAAGGGGGAAGCTGTGCGTCACGAGCGGGCCCGACGTCGACGCCGGACGCCATGAGCTGCAGCGCGTCGCTGATCTCGTCGACGAAGCGGGAGGAGCCGCGGTAG
- a CDS encoding sigma factor-like helix-turn-helix DNA-binding protein — protein sequence MPATRRPRSAPAAAARRWPGEGVPDNPAGWLQTVARRRVVDRLRSEAMAHRRHALVATDLDRRPPSARADPGGLVEDDLLRLVLMCTHPALAPEAASALALRLVLGVSTHDIARLFLVPEPTMTARLTRAKKTIVAWHREEIDEALGLLTSPALVDAELPDGAATYLLRALVGAEHATAPSAAATRWDRVTRHYDQLVRLDPGSAARARAVRPRSGIRSRAGSPRRGRPTGSRGRRRARRGRRGRPR from the coding sequence GTGCCGGCGACACGGCGACCACGGTCCGCACCCGCGGCGGCGGCCCGGCGCTGGCCGGGGGAGGGCGTGCCCGACAACCCGGCCGGGTGGCTGCAGACCGTCGCCCGACGCCGGGTGGTAGACCGGCTGCGCTCCGAGGCGATGGCGCACCGCCGCCACGCCCTGGTCGCCACCGACCTGGACCGCCGGCCGCCCAGCGCCAGGGCCGACCCGGGCGGCCTCGTCGAGGACGACCTGCTCCGGCTGGTGCTCATGTGCACCCACCCGGCGCTGGCTCCCGAGGCCGCGAGCGCCCTCGCGCTGCGGCTCGTGCTCGGCGTCAGCACCCACGACATCGCGCGTCTCTTCCTCGTCCCCGAGCCCACGATGACAGCCCGCCTCACCCGCGCGAAGAAGACGATCGTCGCCTGGCACCGGGAGGAGATCGACGAGGCCCTGGGGCTGCTCACCTCGCCCGCGCTCGTGGACGCCGAGCTGCCCGACGGGGCGGCGACCTACCTGCTCCGGGCGCTCGTCGGCGCCGAGCACGCGACCGCCCCCTCGGCCGCGGCGACCCGGTGGGACCGCGTGACGCGGCACTACGACCAGCTGGTCCGGCTCGACCCGGGCTCGGCGGCGCGAGCTCGCGCGGTGAGACCCCGGAGCGGGATCAGGAGTCGTGCAGGATCTCCCCGCCGCGGACGACCAACCGGGTCTCGAGGTCGGCGTCGAGCCCGACGAGGTCGGCGCGGCCGCCCACGGTGA
- a CDS encoding NAD(P)/FAD-dependent oxidoreductase, protein MARHDVVVVGAGNAGVSLAARLLRVGAKDVAIVSPDRPHLFRPLLNYVAGGQATMSELTRSTASVIPAGCVWIRDSAVAVHTDEREVELSGGARVGYGDLVLAPGMEENLDAVPGLAEAMTAGWSLTAHLESQAPAVWEAVEGMSRGRVVFTLPPEPSPCGGTALKPFFLACDEWRRRGVLNDLDVHLVTPFTGVLGLPFADDRLDAQLGELEVSVHRESTVTSVDHGQGTVTVDGPTPTVLDEVDRAFVVPPYRGQGWLAPLAREEASGQIDVDPETMAHRSAPRVWSLGDAAALDTRPSGGALRRQVEVLADNIARSRLGQPLRRYDGYTIVPVTLDRRRLLLAEFDRTGTQAPTTRLVDLSVPRRALWLFDRYVEPLLYFRALLRGRLVP, encoded by the coding sequence ATGGCACGCCACGATGTCGTCGTCGTCGGAGCCGGCAACGCCGGCGTCTCCCTGGCGGCGCGGCTGCTGCGGGTCGGCGCGAAGGACGTCGCCATCGTCTCGCCGGACCGGCCGCACCTGTTTCGCCCGCTGCTCAACTACGTCGCCGGCGGGCAGGCCACGATGAGCGAGCTGACGCGCAGCACCGCCTCGGTCATCCCGGCGGGTTGCGTCTGGATCCGCGACAGCGCGGTGGCCGTGCACACCGACGAGCGTGAGGTCGAGCTGTCCGGCGGTGCTCGGGTGGGTTACGGCGACTTGGTGCTGGCCCCTGGCATGGAGGAGAACCTCGACGCCGTACCCGGGCTGGCGGAGGCGATGACGGCCGGCTGGTCGCTGACCGCCCACCTGGAGTCGCAGGCGCCGGCCGTGTGGGAGGCCGTCGAGGGTATGTCGAGGGGCCGGGTCGTCTTCACCCTCCCGCCCGAGCCCTCCCCCTGCGGCGGAACGGCGCTCAAGCCGTTCTTCCTGGCGTGCGACGAGTGGCGCCGGCGCGGCGTGCTGAACGACCTCGACGTGCACCTCGTGACGCCGTTCACCGGGGTCCTGGGGTTGCCGTTCGCGGACGACCGGTTGGACGCACAGCTCGGCGAGCTGGAGGTCAGCGTGCACCGCGAGAGCACGGTGACCTCGGTCGACCACGGGCAAGGGACGGTGACGGTGGACGGGCCGACCCCCACGGTGCTCGACGAGGTCGACCGCGCCTTCGTGGTGCCGCCCTACCGGGGCCAGGGGTGGCTCGCGCCGCTTGCCCGAGAGGAAGCGTCCGGGCAGATCGACGTCGACCCCGAGACCATGGCCCACCGCTCGGCACCACGCGTCTGGAGCCTGGGCGACGCCGCGGCGCTCGACACCCGGCCGTCCGGGGGCGCGCTGCGCCGACAGGTGGAGGTGCTGGCCGACAACATCGCCCGCAGCCGGCTGGGACAGCCGCTGCGTCGCTACGACGGCTACACCATCGTCCCCGTCACGCTCGACCGGCGCCGGCTGCTGCTCGCCGAGTTCGACCGGACCGGCACGCAGGCACCGACGACACGTCTGGTCGACCTGAGCGTCCCGCGCCGCGCGCTGTGGCTCTTCGACCGCTACGTCGAGCCCCTCCTCTACTTCCGCGCGCTGCTCCGGGGGCGCCTCGTCCCCTGA
- a CDS encoding thiol-disulfide oxidoreductase DCC family protein, whose amino-acid sequence MTAASATRAVALVLYDADCGFCTRAAGWIPRLGAQVEVSSLQSHDLAALGVDEDRAGLEMPVVLEDGTIAYGHHAWAQVLLRSPQPWRLIGAALDSRVMEVPGAAVYRLVAANRGRLPGGTAACALPPSSGA is encoded by the coding sequence ATGACCGCCGCCAGCGCCACCCGAGCCGTCGCCCTCGTCCTCTACGACGCCGACTGCGGCTTCTGCACCCGCGCCGCCGGGTGGATCCCGCGGCTCGGGGCGCAGGTCGAGGTGTCCTCGTTGCAGTCCCACGACCTGGCGGCTCTCGGGGTCGACGAGGACCGTGCCGGCCTGGAGATGCCGGTGGTGCTCGAGGACGGCACGATCGCCTACGGCCACCACGCGTGGGCGCAGGTCCTGCTGCGCTCGCCGCAGCCGTGGCGGCTGATCGGCGCCGCGCTCGACTCGCGCGTCATGGAGGTCCCGGGGGCAGCGGTATACCGGCTGGTCGCCGCGAACCGTGGTCGGCTGCCCGGTGGCACCGCCGCCTGCGCCCTGCCCCCGTCGTCGGGTGCCTGA
- a CDS encoding arginine deiminase-related protein, with translation MRTRTCWSASAATSTTSRCPSTPSTPAGCRSTTPTSSPASAPRSRSWRWTSSPTSSAAGGGGGGGEVRERLEVTGREIVELSEEQVREFAGNAVELCGRTPEGRKRHIMAMSGRARRDSPASS, from the coding sequence GTGCGGACACGCACGTGCTGGAGCGCTTCTGCAGCGACTTCAACTACGAGCCGATGCCCTTCGACGCCATCGACTCCGGCGGGGTGCCGGTCTACCACACCAACGTCATCGCCTGCATCGGCACCGAGGTCGCGCTCGTGGCGCTGGACCTCATCGCCGACGAGCAGCGCGGCGGGGGGGGGTGGTGGCGGGGGCGAGGTGCGCGAGCGGCTGGAGGTCACCGGGCGGGAGATCGTCGAGCTGAGCGAGGAGCAGGTGCGCGAGTTCGCGGGCAACGCCGTCGAGCTGTGCGGGCGGACGCCCGAGGGGCGCAAGCGCCACATCATGGCGATGTCGGGCCGCGCCCGGCGCGACTCACCGGCGAGCAGCTGA
- a CDS encoding N-acetylglucosamine-6-phosphate deacetylase: MRLVSAEQVLWPDGSLSGGWVAVEGGQIARVGRGAPTEPADRHTALLSPGFVDIHCHGGGGHSFATVDPDEVSSAAMAHHLAGTSTVMASLVSAAPDTLLAQVRALAPLVRGRMIAGIHLEGPWLNEARRGAHDPAVLRHPDPAEIDAVLEAGAGSICMVTIAPELPGSLDAIRRLVGAGVVVAVGHTDADADQLRAAVDAGAEVVTHLCNAMRPIHHRDPGPVIAALADARLTLELIVDGVHLHDDVVDLLHRSSRARMVLISDAMAAAAAEDGRYALGSMEVDVVDGVARSVDTGSIAGSTLTLGRAVRRAVGAGLAPEDALVAATSDPARTLGLDAGKITVGGRADLVGLDADLETRLVVRGGEILHDS, translated from the coding sequence GTGAGGCTCGTCTCGGCCGAGCAGGTGCTGTGGCCGGACGGCAGCCTCTCCGGCGGCTGGGTCGCCGTGGAGGGGGGCCAGATCGCCCGCGTGGGGCGAGGCGCCCCGACCGAGCCGGCGGACCGGCATACGGCGCTCCTCTCCCCTGGCTTCGTCGACATCCACTGCCACGGCGGCGGCGGCCACAGCTTCGCCACCGTCGACCCGGACGAGGTGAGCAGCGCCGCCATGGCCCACCACCTCGCCGGGACGAGCACCGTCATGGCCTCGCTGGTCTCCGCGGCGCCGGACACGCTGCTCGCCCAGGTGCGGGCCCTGGCACCGCTGGTGCGGGGGCGGATGATCGCCGGGATCCACCTCGAGGGGCCCTGGCTCAACGAGGCGCGTCGCGGCGCGCACGACCCGGCGGTGCTGCGCCACCCCGACCCGGCCGAGATCGACGCCGTGCTGGAGGCCGGCGCCGGGAGCATCTGCATGGTGACGATCGCTCCCGAACTGCCGGGGAGCCTGGACGCGATCCGCCGGCTCGTGGGCGCCGGCGTCGTCGTCGCGGTCGGGCACACCGACGCCGATGCCGACCAGCTCCGGGCGGCGGTCGACGCCGGCGCGGAGGTCGTCACGCACCTGTGCAACGCCATGCGCCCGATCCACCATCGCGACCCCGGGCCGGTCATCGCCGCGCTGGCCGACGCGCGGCTCACCCTGGAGCTCATCGTCGACGGGGTGCACCTGCACGACGACGTCGTCGACCTGCTCCACCGCAGCTCCCGGGCGCGGATGGTGCTCATCAGCGACGCGATGGCCGCGGCGGCCGCCGAGGACGGCCGCTACGCGCTGGGCTCGATGGAGGTCGACGTCGTGGACGGCGTCGCGCGCTCGGTCGACACCGGGAGCATCGCCGGGAGCACGCTCACCCTGGGCCGGGCCGTGCGGCGGGCCGTCGGCGCCGGGCTCGCCCCCGAGGACGCTCTCGTGGCCGCCACCAGCGACCCGGCACGCACCCTCGGGCTCGACGCCGGGAAGATCACCGTGGGCGGCCGCGCCGACCTCGTCGGGCTCGACGCCGACCTCGAGACCCGGTTGGTCGTCCGCGGCGGGGAGATCCTGCACGACTCCTGA
- a CDS encoding carbohydrate ABC transporter permease has protein sequence MSSPALGSARRPWLLLAPTLAVIGILLLWPMLRVVILSFQDFGLRELVRGGAEFVAVENYRDVLTDERLWKVALPNTVLFALVCVVLTVLVGTLVALLLHRLPPGWRTLVTMSVMAAWAVPAVTGTYVWVYLFDARAGFLTGLLGQLGLVDVATQNLFTERGWFYAIATLNVVHHGFPFVAVTVLAGLMTIPTELPEAAMIDGANAWQRFRHVTLPMLKPVFAIVTILSTIWDFKVFTQIYLMPGGDGSNREVLNLGTWSYITAMSQNKFGLGAAIAVLLTLLLLVITAVYLRTLFKEEEL, from the coding sequence GTGAGCTCGCCCGCCCTGGGGTCGGCGCGGCGGCCGTGGCTGCTGCTCGCGCCGACCCTGGCCGTCATCGGCATCCTGCTGCTGTGGCCGATGCTCCGCGTGGTCATCCTGTCCTTCCAGGACTTCGGGCTGCGCGAGCTCGTCCGCGGCGGCGCGGAGTTCGTGGCGGTCGAGAACTACCGCGACGTCCTCACCGACGAGCGGCTGTGGAAGGTCGCGCTGCCCAACACCGTCCTCTTCGCGCTCGTCTGCGTCGTCCTCACGGTGCTCGTCGGCACGCTGGTCGCGCTGCTGCTGCACCGGCTGCCGCCGGGGTGGCGGACGCTGGTGACGATGTCGGTCATGGCCGCCTGGGCCGTCCCCGCCGTGACCGGGACGTATGTCTGGGTCTACCTCTTCGACGCCCGCGCCGGCTTCCTCACCGGGCTGCTCGGCCAGCTCGGCCTGGTCGACGTCGCCACCCAGAACCTCTTCACCGAGCGCGGCTGGTTCTACGCCATCGCCACCCTCAACGTCGTGCACCACGGCTTCCCCTTCGTCGCGGTCACCGTGCTCGCGGGGCTCATGACGATCCCGACCGAGCTGCCCGAGGCGGCGATGATCGACGGCGCCAACGCCTGGCAACGCTTCCGGCACGTCACGCTGCCGATGCTCAAGCCGGTCTTCGCGATCGTCACCATCCTGTCGACGATCTGGGACTTCAAGGTCTTCACCCAGATCTACCTCATGCCCGGCGGCGACGGCTCCAACCGTGAGGTGCTCAACCTCGGCACCTGGAGCTACATCACCGCGATGTCGCAGAACAAGTTCGGCCTCGGCGCCGCCATCGCGGTGCTGCTGACCCTGCTGCTGCTCGTCATCACCGCGGTCTACCTGCGCACCCTGTTCAAGGAGGAGGAGCTGTGA
- a CDS encoding (2Fe-2S)-binding protein: MARRHALHPLLTDITMGSWTSATVLDVVGGPGSAPAAQRLVGLGLLTAGPTAWSGWAEWSETGPRDKRVGLVHATGNGLAASAYAASWLARRSGHHRLGALLALGGAGASGVAAYLGGHLAVARDVGSRHPAFDDTALEDTTEIVA; the protein is encoded by the coding sequence GTGGCTCGGCGCCACGCCCTGCACCCGCTGCTCACCGACATCACCATGGGGTCGTGGACCTCGGCGACCGTCCTGGACGTCGTCGGCGGGCCCGGCTCCGCACCGGCGGCGCAGCGGCTGGTGGGCCTGGGGCTCCTCACCGCCGGACCGACGGCGTGGTCCGGCTGGGCGGAGTGGTCGGAGACCGGTCCCCGCGACAAGCGGGTCGGCCTGGTGCACGCAACCGGCAACGGCCTCGCCGCCAGCGCGTATGCCGCGTCCTGGCTCGCGCGGCGCAGCGGTCACCACCGGCTCGGCGCCCTGCTCGCACTCGGTGGTGCCGGGGCGTCCGGCGTGGCGGCATACCTCGGCGGTCACCTGGCCGTGGCCCGGGACGTCGGCAGCCGGCACCCGGCCTTCGACGACACGGCTCTCGAGGACACGACAGAGATCGTCGCCTGA
- a CDS encoding DMT family transporter produces MRTAGPLAVLLAAALFGTTGTAQALGPAGTTPLAVGAARLVVGGLGLLALLPLMGARFGDVLALWRTRAGLVAGVCTAAYQLCFFVAVGQTGVAVGTLVTIGTGPVLAGVLALVLLGERPTRAWLVATGVCVSGLVLLVGGGESSAAFSVTGVAAALTAAAAYAGYTVLAKQQLREGHAPVTVMAGAFGLGGALLVPVLLALPTDWLASARGMGLALYLGLVTTTTGYVLFARGLATLPTASVATLMLAEPLVATALGIAVLDEHLGFTGAAGLVVLLLGLLMQGADARSLTLPRRRRPSVALASATSAGPRAGRCRPGAARGPLPSPRRAGWWSGEGRR; encoded by the coding sequence ATGAGGACGGCCGGGCCGCTGGCGGTCCTCCTGGCCGCAGCCCTGTTCGGCACCACGGGGACGGCACAGGCCCTCGGACCCGCGGGCACGACGCCGCTCGCGGTCGGGGCCGCTCGGCTGGTCGTGGGCGGCCTCGGCCTGCTCGCCCTGCTACCCCTCATGGGGGCGAGGTTCGGCGACGTGCTGGCGCTGTGGCGCACCCGTGCCGGGCTGGTCGCCGGGGTGTGCACCGCGGCATACCAGCTGTGCTTCTTCGTCGCGGTGGGGCAGACCGGCGTGGCTGTCGGCACGCTGGTGACGATCGGGACCGGACCTGTGCTCGCGGGCGTGCTGGCGCTGGTGCTGCTGGGCGAGCGTCCCACGAGGGCGTGGCTGGTCGCGACCGGCGTCTGCGTGTCGGGGCTCGTGCTGCTCGTGGGTGGGGGCGAGTCGTCCGCCGCCTTCTCCGTGACCGGCGTCGCCGCCGCCCTGACCGCCGCGGCCGCCTACGCCGGCTACACGGTGCTCGCCAAGCAGCAGCTTCGCGAGGGGCACGCCCCCGTCACGGTGATGGCGGGAGCCTTCGGGCTCGGGGGTGCGCTGCTGGTGCCCGTCCTGCTGGCCCTGCCGACCGACTGGCTGGCCAGCGCCCGGGGGATGGGCCTGGCGCTCTACCTCGGGCTGGTGACGACGACCACGGGGTATGTGCTCTTCGCCCGCGGGCTGGCCACCCTGCCCACCGCCTCGGTCGCGACCCTCATGCTGGCCGAGCCACTGGTCGCCACGGCCCTCGGGATCGCGGTGCTCGACGAGCACCTGGGGTTCACCGGCGCGGCCGGTCTCGTCGTGCTGCTCCTGGGGCTCCTCATGCAGGGGGCCGACGCCAGGTCCCTCACCCTCCCCCGCCGCCGACGTCCTTCGGTCGCGCTCGCCTCAGCGACGTCAGCAGGTCCACGGGCAGGTCGGTGTCGTCCGGGAGCTGCTCGCGGGCCGCTGCCGTCGCCTCGTCGTGCCGGGTGGTGGTCGGGGGAGGGCCGTAGGTGA
- a CDS encoding SRPBCC family protein, translating into MPDAQRWIHASGPLPVDEAWERYADPDRWSSWAPHLRAVEIEASGVDRRLHPGLTGVVLGPVGVRAHFVVKAVDEAARRWSWEVRALGVTLQLLHTLDASPEDTHAGLVLQGPLPVVLLYRPVARWALRRLVAVSGHPRRG; encoded by the coding sequence GTGCCTGACGCACAGCGCTGGATCCACGCCAGCGGGCCGCTGCCGGTCGACGAGGCGTGGGAGCGGTATGCCGACCCCGACCGGTGGTCCTCCTGGGCGCCGCACCTGCGCGCCGTCGAGATCGAGGCGAGCGGTGTGGACAGGCGGCTGCACCCCGGGCTGACCGGGGTGGTGCTCGGACCCGTGGGGGTGCGGGCGCACTTCGTGGTCAAGGCCGTCGACGAGGCGGCCCGGCGTTGGTCCTGGGAGGTCCGCGCGCTGGGCGTCACCCTGCAGCTGCTCCACACCCTCGACGCATCCCCGGAGGACACCCACGCCGGGCTCGTGCTGCAGGGGCCGTTGCCGGTCGTCCTGCTCTACCGCCCGGTCGCGCGGTGGGCGCTGCGCAGGCTCGTCGCGGTCTCGGGCCACCCGCGCCGCGGATAG